A genomic segment from Desulfonatronum lacustre DSM 10312 encodes:
- the aprB gene encoding adenylyl-sulfate reductase subunit beta, which translates to MPTFVNPEKCDGCKGGEKTACMYICPNDLMILDAQEMKAFNQEPDACWECYSCVKICPQGAIEARPYADFAPMGGTSIPLRSGDAIMWTIKFRNGNIKRFKFPIRTTAEGSIKPYEGKPEPGDLENELLFTETELKKPAEVVNKKFEFTNADYTQCWTEPTCGA; encoded by the coding sequence ATGCCTACTTTTGTCAATCCGGAGAAATGTGACGGTTGCAAGGGTGGTGAAAAGACAGCATGTATGTACATCTGTCCGAACGACCTGATGATCCTGGATGCCCAGGAAATGAAGGCGTTCAACCAGGAACCCGATGCTTGCTGGGAGTGCTACTCCTGCGTGAAGATTTGCCCCCAGGGCGCCATTGAAGCCCGTCCCTACGCCGACTTCGCCCCCATGGGCGGCACCAGCATCCCGCTGCGTTCCGGCGACGCCATCATGTGGACCATCAAGTTCCGCAACGGGAACATCAAGCGCTTCAAGTTCCCCATCCGGACCACCGCTGAAGGCTCCATCAAGCCCTATGAAGGTAAGCCCGAGCCCGGCGATTTGGAAAATGAACTGCTCTTCACCGAGACCGAGCTGAAGAAGCCCGCCGAAGTGGTGAACAAGAAGTTCGAGTTTACCAACGCCGACTACACCCAGTGCTGGACCGAGCCGACCTGCGGCGCCTAG
- a CDS encoding SurA N-terminal domain-containing protein translates to MLDAIRRNAQSWGVKVIFGIIILVFVFWGVGSFRSERGDVLAEINGSPLFLEDFQRVYRQTLDNLRQENPNVSVDELERMDFRGQIFGQMVNAKLMEQEAARLGLNISAQELRQAITGMQVFLDLEDRFDPAQYQAVLRAHNLTPSQFERDFRGDLIIQRLQDFIALPAAVSDQEVRDIFTFAQEETVLEYLSFPWTTELDGFDVDEETVEASYQSQLNTFQVPARIRIAYLNISPSELADPTRVTQEEIVAYYTAMAHEYALPEQVNARHILVTPEDDTEEAQARAREELLEILVRIQAGESFADMAREYSQDATAAQGGSLGWFGRGEMVAEFEDAAFALEPGQLSEPVRSPFGWHLIQVEDRRDNGVVPLEEVAATIRIRLAEEHALEQLPETLDLAMEQIIVGESLEQAAEKLDLELRTSEFFPMGQSPSGLDLSPEAVAVLFGLQDGAITQTPILMAEGYLLAQRIDFEPQRVRPLEEVRDRVVAQLRLEKAKEAARTKAEQALESITAEAAEISEELRTSAPFGRQGFIPGLGFHPNLGADAFAAPVGDWLPQVYEMQDAFIVARVQERIAPPEEQWLDEQDEWREALLQSRQREFTQAFVAELQSKAEIRILRQDVLRPAPR, encoded by the coding sequence ATGCTTGACGCCATTCGTCGCAACGCCCAGTCCTGGGGCGTAAAGGTCATATTCGGGATCATCATCCTGGTGTTCGTCTTCTGGGGGGTCGGCAGCTTCCGTAGCGAGCGGGGCGACGTCCTGGCCGAAATCAACGGGAGTCCTCTGTTTCTGGAGGATTTTCAACGGGTTTACCGGCAGACGCTGGACAACCTACGCCAGGAAAACCCCAATGTCAGCGTGGACGAACTGGAGCGGATGGATTTTCGGGGACAAATTTTCGGCCAGATGGTCAATGCCAAGCTCATGGAGCAAGAGGCCGCCCGGTTGGGCCTGAATATTTCCGCCCAGGAACTGCGTCAGGCCATTACCGGCATGCAGGTATTCCTCGACCTGGAGGATCGCTTCGACCCGGCCCAGTACCAGGCGGTTCTGCGGGCCCACAACCTGACTCCTTCCCAGTTCGAGCGCGACTTCCGGGGCGACCTAATCATCCAGCGTCTTCAGGACTTCATCGCCCTGCCGGCCGCGGTTTCCGACCAGGAGGTCCGGGATATTTTCACCTTCGCGCAAGAAGAAACCGTGCTGGAATATCTTTCGTTCCCCTGGACCACGGAGCTTGACGGCTTCGATGTCGACGAGGAAACCGTGGAAGCCAGTTACCAGTCGCAACTGAACACCTTTCAGGTGCCGGCCCGGATTCGCATCGCCTACCTGAACATCAGCCCGTCCGAACTGGCCGACCCCACCCGCGTCACCCAGGAAGAGATCGTGGCCTACTACACCGCCATGGCCCATGAATACGCCCTGCCGGAGCAGGTCAACGCCCGGCATATCCTGGTCACGCCCGAGGACGATACGGAGGAGGCCCAGGCGAGGGCTCGAGAGGAATTGTTGGAAATACTGGTCCGGATTCAGGCCGGGGAGTCCTTCGCCGACATGGCACGGGAGTACTCCCAGGACGCCACGGCGGCTCAGGGCGGAAGCCTGGGTTGGTTCGGGCGCGGAGAGATGGTCGCCGAGTTCGAGGACGCGGCCTTTGCCCTGGAACCCGGTCAGCTCAGTGAGCCGGTGCGCAGCCCGTTCGGGTGGCATCTGATTCAGGTCGAGGATCGCCGGGATAACGGCGTCGTGCCCCTGGAAGAAGTGGCCGCGACCATCCGGATCAGATTGGCTGAGGAGCACGCTCTGGAGCAACTGCCCGAAACCCTGGACCTGGCCATGGAACAGATTATTGTCGGGGAATCCCTGGAACAGGCCGCTGAAAAGCTCGACCTTGAACTCCGGACCTCGGAATTCTTTCCCATGGGTCAATCCCCCTCCGGATTGGACTTGTCCCCGGAAGCCGTGGCCGTGCTCTTCGGACTCCAGGACGGGGCCATCACCCAGACCCCGATCCTCATGGCCGAAGGATATCTGCTGGCTCAGCGCATCGACTTCGAACCCCAGCGCGTTCGTCCTCTGGAAGAGGTCCGGGACCGCGTCGTGGCCCAACTGCGCCTGGAAAAGGCCAAGGAAGCCGCCCGGACCAAGGCCGAACAGGCCCTGGAGTCGATCACCGCCGAAGCCGCGGAGATCTCCGAAGAGCTGCGAACCAGCGCTCCCTTCGGTCGCCAGGGCTTCATTCCCGGCCTGGGCTTTCATCCGAACCTGGGTGCGGACGCCTTTGCCGCACCGGTGGGCGACTGGCTCCCCCAGGTCTACGAGATGCAGGACGCGTTCATCGTCGCCCGAGTCCAGGAACGCATCGCCCCCCCGGAAGAGCAGTGGCTCGACGAGCAGGACGAGTGGCGCGAAGCCCTGCTCCAATCCCGGCAACGCGAGTTCACGCAGGCCTTTGTGGCCGAGTTGCAAAGCAAGGCTGAAATTCGAATCCTGCGCCAGGACGTCCTGCGGCCCGCGCCGCGCTGA
- the sat gene encoding sulfate adenylyltransferase, whose translation MSGLVPPHGGKGLTECLLQGAELEAEKKKAQGLKKIELAPREKGDVLMMGIGAFSPLTGFMSKADWKGVCEKMLLTDGTFWPIPVTLSVSQEDAAAIKEGDEIALYDSKYDEILATMKVDEKYELTEAEKKFECEKVFMGEGTKTPEDFWKVHAEDPHPGVDMVLGQKPVSLAGKIKVLSESHYPKTYPGVYMRPSESRKIFEERGWNTVAALQLRNPMHRSHEFLAKIAIEVCDGVFIHSLVGNLKPGDIPAEWRVKCIDTLIKGYFVEKNVVHGGYPMDMRYAGPREALLHATFRQNFGISHMIIGRDHAGVGDYYGMFEAQTIFDKIPYAKEACPTPGQALVCKPLKIDWTFYCFKCDGMASLRTCPHTKEDRVILSGTKLRKLLSEGGDVPDHFGRDEVLVILREYYASLTEKVEIKMHKAAAG comes from the coding sequence ATGTCTGGATTGGTTCCGCCGCATGGAGGCAAGGGATTGACGGAATGTCTGCTTCAGGGCGCTGAGCTGGAAGCGGAGAAGAAAAAGGCTCAGGGCTTGAAGAAGATCGAGCTCGCTCCTCGTGAGAAGGGCGACGTTTTGATGATGGGCATTGGTGCCTTCAGCCCGTTGACCGGGTTCATGTCCAAGGCCGATTGGAAGGGCGTCTGCGAAAAAATGTTGCTGACCGACGGGACATTCTGGCCCATCCCGGTGACCCTTTCCGTTTCCCAGGAAGATGCCGCCGCCATCAAGGAAGGCGACGAGATCGCTCTGTACGATTCCAAGTATGATGAAATTCTGGCCACCATGAAGGTCGACGAAAAGTACGAGTTGACCGAGGCCGAGAAGAAGTTCGAGTGCGAAAAGGTCTTCATGGGCGAGGGCACCAAGACTCCCGAAGACTTCTGGAAGGTGCACGCCGAGGATCCGCATCCGGGCGTGGACATGGTTCTGGGCCAGAAGCCGGTCAGCCTGGCTGGAAAGATCAAGGTTCTCTCCGAGAGCCACTATCCCAAGACCTATCCCGGCGTGTACATGCGCCCCTCCGAGTCCAGGAAGATCTTTGAAGAAAGGGGATGGAACACGGTTGCCGCCCTGCAGTTGCGCAACCCCATGCACCGCTCCCATGAATTCCTGGCCAAGATCGCCATTGAAGTCTGCGACGGCGTGTTCATTCACTCCCTTGTGGGCAACCTGAAGCCCGGCGACATCCCCGCTGAATGGCGCGTGAAGTGCATCGACACCCTGATCAAGGGCTATTTCGTGGAAAAGAACGTAGTTCACGGCGGCTATCCCATGGACATGCGCTACGCCGGTCCTCGTGAAGCTCTGCTGCACGCCACGTTCCGCCAGAACTTCGGCATCTCCCACATGATCATCGGTCGCGACCACGCCGGCGTGGGCGACTATTACGGCATGTTCGAAGCCCAAACCATCTTCGACAAGATCCCCTATGCCAAGGAAGCTTGCCCCACTCCCGGTCAGGCCCTGGTCTGCAAGCCGCTGAAGATCGACTGGACCTTCTACTGCTTCAAGTGCGACGGCATGGCCTCTCTGCGCACCTGCCCGCACACCAAGGAAGACCGGGTCATCCTGAGCGGCACCAAGCTGCGCAAGTTGCTCTCCGAGGGCGGCGACGTGCCGGATCACTTCGGTCGCGATGAAGTCTTGGTCATCCTGCGCGAGTACTACGCCAGCCTGACCGAGAAGGTCGAGATCAAAATGCACAAGGCCGCCGCTGGTTGA
- a CDS encoding aconitate hydratase yields the protein MGRNLTQKIIGEHLVSGEMTPGAEIALRIDQTLTQDATGTMAYLQWMAMGLDRVRTELSVSYVDHNTLQMGFQNPDDHRFLRTVAARYGIIFSPPGTGICHQLHLENFAKPGKTLIGSDSHTPTAGGVGSLAMGAGGLSVALAMAGEPYVIPMPKVFRIHLTGRLQGWAGAKDVILRVLQMLSVKGGVGAVLEYSGPGVAGLTVPERATITNMGAELGATSSVFPSDDQTRDFLERMGRSTDFAPLEADPNAAYDHVVEIDLDAIEPMAARPHMPDLVVPIRELDGLVVDQVAIGSCTNSSYTDLKTAALVLQDKHAARTTDLLIAPGSKQVLKLLNREGLLDALLDSGARLLECACGPCIGMGGSPTSEGVSLRTFNRNFEGRSGTQDGQVYLVGPATAAQAALHGRITAPSTWGPAPDKPLLPPDVPSIRRQFIMPPDSPEKAASVEILRGPNIVPLEEFPPLPETIRAQVLIVLGDNITTDHILPGGAAVTALRSNLPAISAYIFNRVDPEFVARAKKTQVGIIVGGENYGQGSSREHAALGPRHLGVRVVLAKSFARIHKANLINFGILPLVFSNPEDHGRMLLGQEIELTGASLIAGPETTLQTQDGTGIPVRHDLTPKELEIIKFGGLLNLIKARKK from the coding sequence ATGGGACGCAATCTGACCCAGAAAATCATCGGCGAACATCTTGTTTCCGGCGAAATGACGCCCGGAGCTGAGATCGCCCTGCGCATCGACCAGACCTTGACCCAGGACGCCACCGGTACCATGGCCTACCTCCAGTGGATGGCCATGGGTTTGGATCGGGTCCGGACCGAGCTTTCCGTAAGCTACGTGGACCACAACACGCTGCAGATGGGCTTTCAAAACCCTGACGACCATCGTTTTCTGCGCACCGTTGCCGCCCGCTACGGGATCATCTTCTCCCCTCCCGGCACCGGAATCTGCCACCAACTGCATCTGGAAAACTTCGCCAAACCCGGCAAGACGCTGATCGGCTCGGACAGCCACACCCCCACCGCCGGGGGAGTCGGCTCCCTGGCCATGGGCGCGGGAGGGTTGTCCGTGGCCTTGGCCATGGCCGGCGAACCCTATGTCATTCCCATGCCCAAGGTCTTCCGGATTCACCTGACCGGTCGGCTGCAAGGCTGGGCCGGAGCCAAGGACGTCATTCTTCGCGTGCTCCAGATGCTCTCGGTCAAGGGCGGCGTCGGCGCGGTCCTGGAGTACTCCGGGCCCGGAGTCGCCGGATTGACCGTACCGGAGCGGGCCACCATCACCAACATGGGCGCGGAACTGGGCGCGACCTCCTCGGTCTTCCCCAGCGACGACCAGACCCGCGACTTTCTGGAACGCATGGGACGGAGCACGGATTTCGCCCCGTTGGAAGCAGACCCGAACGCCGCCTATGATCATGTCGTTGAAATTGATCTGGACGCCATCGAACCCATGGCCGCCAGGCCGCACATGCCCGACTTGGTCGTTCCTATCCGGGAGTTGGATGGACTGGTCGTGGATCAGGTGGCCATCGGCTCTTGCACCAACTCATCCTATACGGATCTCAAGACCGCGGCCTTGGTGCTGCAAGACAAGCATGCCGCACGGACCACCGACCTGCTCATCGCGCCCGGCTCCAAGCAGGTTCTCAAACTGTTGAACCGCGAAGGCCTACTGGATGCCCTGCTGGACAGTGGGGCCCGTCTCCTGGAGTGCGCCTGCGGCCCGTGCATCGGCATGGGCGGCTCGCCCACGTCCGAAGGGGTCAGCCTGCGGACCTTCAACCGTAACTTCGAAGGTCGCAGCGGCACCCAGGACGGCCAAGTCTATCTCGTCGGACCGGCAACCGCGGCTCAGGCCGCCCTGCACGGTCGAATCACCGCCCCTTCCACCTGGGGCCCGGCTCCGGACAAGCCGCTTCTCCCTCCGGACGTGCCCTCCATCCGCCGCCAGTTCATCATGCCGCCGGATTCTCCCGAGAAGGCGGCGTCCGTGGAGATCCTCCGCGGCCCGAACATCGTCCCTCTGGAGGAATTCCCGCCTCTGCCGGAAACGATCCGGGCCCAGGTGCTGATCGTTCTCGGGGACAACATCACCACGGACCACATCCTGCCCGGCGGCGCGGCGGTCACGGCCCTGCGCTCCAACCTCCCGGCCATCAGCGCGTACATCTTCAACCGCGTGGACCCGGAATTCGTGGCCCGGGCCAAAAAGACCCAGGTCGGGATCATTGTCGGCGGCGAGAATTACGGGCAGGGCTCCAGCCGTGAACACGCGGCCCTCGGCCCCCGCCACCTGGGGGTCCGGGTCGTCCTGGCCAAATCCTTTGCCCGGATTCACAAAGCCAACCTGATCAACTTCGGCATCTTACCTTTGGTTTTCTCCAACCCGGAGGACCACGGACGGATGCTCCTGGGGCAGGAGATCGAGTTGACCGGCGCTTCCTTGATCGCGGGCCCGGAAACAACCTTGCAAACGCAAGACGGCACGGGCATCCCGGTCCGGCATGATTTGACCCCCAAGGAACTTGAGATTATCAAATTCGGCGGTCTCTTGAACCTGATCAAAGCCCGCAAGAAATAG
- a CDS encoding dephospho-CoA kinase codes for MRHPADFPLADPFALPPLVSSSADPTTSTSPLVAAQAAPLTAIVAQDQGGVRLDQFWMGQAEDLGVARSRIQSWIKNGLALINGSPCLRPGRRLAPGDRLELRAAVPSPGLTPENRELRVLYHDDDLAILNKPADLVVHPAPGLNRGTLVHRLLHHFPELAGKQAGGMDTARPGIVHRLDKDTTGLLAVALNEPARLRLASAFAAREVEKVYLALVHGRPRAEGVVDAPIGRHPTSKTRMAVTEKGGKPAHSAYRVLWTAPEDRFSLVQVRIASGRTHQIRVHMRHVGHPLLGDPTYCPASFTGWQDEVPGLSALLRRPMLHAWKLGLPHPRTHQPLSFVLPPPKDMLRVILAGSRTTQRVGLTGMPGCGKSLFLAELAALGLQTWSADKAVAELYQPRRDGWELLRRNFGDRFIPDPEGPVDKHALLNALRETPRLRRELEALIHPLARHHLESFWQTHRTHRVAAAEVPLLLETGWPSDFDLIVGLACDPDRRRNWLLTNRGWDANLLADVESWQWPEAKKIRACHLVVANPGTRDELARRARGLVDVLQWLRRQAVRRVLARITALVTPEQASDSNPA; via the coding sequence GTGAGACATCCAGCGGACTTTCCCCTCGCTGATCCTTTCGCCCTCCCCCCACTTGTGTCCTCGTCCGCCGACCCAACCACGAGCACGTCTCCTCTGGTCGCCGCTCAGGCCGCCCCTCTGACCGCCATAGTCGCTCAGGATCAGGGCGGCGTCAGGCTGGACCAGTTCTGGATGGGCCAAGCAGAGGATCTGGGCGTGGCCCGCTCCCGCATTCAATCCTGGATCAAGAACGGCCTGGCCCTAATCAACGGCAGTCCTTGCCTGCGACCCGGTCGCCGCTTGGCCCCCGGGGACCGGTTGGAGCTGCGGGCCGCCGTCCCGAGCCCCGGCCTGACCCCCGAAAATCGCGAACTGCGCGTTCTCTACCACGACGACGACCTGGCAATCCTGAACAAGCCCGCTGATCTGGTAGTCCATCCCGCGCCCGGGCTAAACCGAGGCACCCTGGTCCACCGTCTGCTGCATCATTTTCCGGAACTCGCCGGAAAACAAGCCGGGGGAATGGACACGGCCCGGCCCGGCATCGTGCATCGTCTGGACAAGGACACCACGGGCCTCTTGGCCGTGGCCCTGAACGAACCGGCCCGGCTGCGCCTGGCCTCGGCCTTTGCGGCGCGGGAGGTGGAAAAGGTCTATCTGGCACTGGTTCATGGCCGCCCTCGTGCCGAAGGCGTCGTGGACGCTCCCATCGGTCGGCACCCGACCTCCAAGACCCGCATGGCCGTGACCGAAAAGGGCGGCAAACCGGCGCACAGCGCGTACAGGGTGCTCTGGACCGCGCCCGAAGACCGTTTCAGCCTGGTCCAGGTGCGCATTGCCAGCGGTCGGACGCACCAGATCCGGGTGCATATGCGCCATGTGGGCCACCCGCTGCTCGGCGACCCGACCTACTGCCCGGCGTCGTTCACGGGCTGGCAGGACGAAGTTCCCGGTTTGAGCGCCCTGCTCCGTCGCCCCATGCTGCACGCCTGGAAACTCGGCCTGCCCCATCCGCGCACCCACCAGCCTCTATCCTTCGTGCTCCCTCCGCCCAAGGACATGCTCCGGGTGATCCTGGCCGGCTCCCGAACCACCCAGCGCGTCGGCCTGACCGGGATGCCCGGTTGCGGCAAAAGCCTGTTCCTGGCCGAATTGGCGGCCCTGGGCTTACAGACCTGGAGCGCGGACAAGGCCGTGGCGGAATTGTATCAGCCGAGGAGGGATGGTTGGGAACTCTTGCGAAGAAACTTCGGGGACCGCTTTATTCCGGATCCCGAAGGCCCGGTGGACAAGCACGCCCTGCTGAACGCTTTGCGGGAGACGCCACGCCTGCGCCGGGAGCTGGAAGCCCTGATCCATCCTTTGGCCAGGCACCATCTGGAAAGCTTCTGGCAAACCCACCGCACACACAGGGTCGCCGCGGCCGAAGTGCCCCTGCTGCTGGAAACCGGCTGGCCTTCGGACTTCGACTTGATCGTCGGCTTGGCCTGCGACCCGGACCGCCGCCGAAACTGGCTGCTGACCAACCGGGGATGGGACGCGAATCTGTTGGCGGATGTGGAGTCCTGGCAGTGGCCCGAAGCAAAAAAAATCCGGGCCTGCCACCTCGTCGTGGCCAACCCGGGCACGCGAGACGAACTCGCCAGGAGAGCACGCGGCCTGGTCGATGTCCTGCAATGGCTGCGCCGCCAAGCCGTCCGCCGCGTTCTGGCCCGGATCACCGCCTTGGTCACTCCGGAACAGGCTTCTGACAGCAACCCCGCATAA
- a CDS encoding rhomboid family intramembrane serine protease, producing the protein MFPLRDNIPSRSPSYGMWLIIIANTLVFILQLTMTDRELLRFTHIFGMVPARATDPAWAQWVGYSPDWTMTLVTHMFLHGGWLHYLLNMWMLWIFGDNVEDVMGTVRFILFYLLCGLGAILAHLLFNLDSTVPVVGASGAIAGVMGAYLLLYPHARVVAFVPIFFLPFFFEIPAVIFLGIWFLIQIVSGLFSLVFQGIGGGIAWWAHIGGFIMGMALVRVFQKRGVCRHCTTLEQWFRDHSR; encoded by the coding sequence ATGTTCCCACTTCGCGACAACATCCCCAGCCGAAGCCCATCCTACGGCATGTGGCTGATCATCATCGCCAACACTCTGGTCTTCATCCTCCAGTTGACCATGACCGACCGGGAGCTGCTCCGCTTCACCCACATCTTCGGCATGGTCCCGGCACGGGCCACGGACCCGGCCTGGGCCCAGTGGGTCGGCTATTCTCCGGACTGGACCATGACCCTGGTCACGCACATGTTCCTGCACGGCGGATGGCTGCACTATCTGCTGAACATGTGGATGCTCTGGATTTTCGGGGACAACGTGGAAGACGTGATGGGCACGGTCCGGTTCATCCTGTTCTACCTGCTCTGCGGACTGGGGGCGATCCTGGCCCATTTACTCTTCAACCTGGACTCCACGGTTCCCGTTGTCGGCGCATCCGGGGCCATCGCCGGGGTCATGGGCGCGTACCTCCTGCTCTACCCCCACGCCCGGGTGGTGGCCTTCGTCCCCATCTTCTTTCTGCCCTTCTTTTTCGAAATCCCGGCGGTGATCTTCCTGGGCATCTGGTTCCTGATCCAGATCGTCTCCGGCCTCTTCTCCCTGGTATTCCAAGGCATCGGCGGCGGCATCGCCTGGTGGGCGCACATCGGGGGGTTCATCATGGGCATGGCCTTGGTCCGGGTTTTCCAAAAACGCGGCGTTTGCCGCCACTGCACCACACTGGAACAGTGGTTTCGGGATCATAGCCGGTGA
- the aprA gene encoding adenylyl-sulfate reductase subunit alpha translates to MTTIPSKIAPQGVPIAEPEVVTIEKDVLIIGGGMAACGTAVEIKPWADKHGVSYIMVDKAALERSGAVAQGLSAINTYLGDNTPDDYVRMVRTDLMGVVREDLIFDLGRHVDDSVHLFEEWGLPCWVKEGDHNLDGAQAKAKGLSLRTGAKPVRSGKWQIMINGESYKVLVAEAAKNAIGQDNYLERIFVVKLLLDANTPNRVAGAVGFSLRDNKVYVFKCNACLVASGGAVNVYRPRSVGEGKGRAWYPVWNAGSGYTLVAQAGGEMTMMENRFCPARFKDGYGPVGAWFLLFKAKAVNALGQDYCVTNDDMIKGYREKGYAKGHIIPTCLRNHMMLEEMQAGRGPIYMDTATALQTTFATLDKKQQKHLESEAWEDFLDMCVGQANLWACMNIEPEKVGSEIMPTEPYLLGSHSGCCGIWCSGPDEEWVPDSYKIKADNGKVYNRMTSVNGLFIAGDCVGASGHKFSSGSHAEGRIAAKQLVRWVVDHKDYKPAIKETDDDLKKMIYAPFYNYEAGKSASTDPVVNPMYITPRNFMDRLMKATDEYGAGTSTYYRTSAKLLETGMTLLDMLDEDSKKLAARDLHELLRCWEQYHRLWTVRLHMQHIQFRTETRYPGFYYRTDFPELNDDEWKCFTNSKYDPIKKETTFYKVPLVQIIP, encoded by the coding sequence ATGACCACAATTCCTTCAAAAATCGCCCCCCAAGGGGTGCCGATCGCTGAACCGGAAGTTGTTACGATCGAAAAAGACGTGCTGATCATCGGCGGCGGCATGGCCGCTTGCGGCACCGCCGTTGAAATCAAGCCCTGGGCCGACAAGCACGGCGTGAGCTACATCATGGTCGACAAGGCCGCTCTGGAGCGCTCCGGCGCGGTTGCCCAGGGTCTGTCCGCCATCAACACCTACCTTGGCGACAACACCCCGGACGACTATGTCCGCATGGTCCGCACCGACCTGATGGGCGTTGTCCGCGAAGACCTGATCTTCGACCTGGGCCGCCACGTGGACGATTCCGTGCACCTGTTCGAAGAGTGGGGCCTGCCCTGCTGGGTCAAGGAAGGCGATCACAACCTGGACGGCGCTCAGGCCAAGGCCAAGGGCCTGTCCCTGCGCACCGGCGCCAAGCCGGTTCGTTCCGGTAAGTGGCAGATCATGATCAACGGCGAATCCTACAAGGTCCTCGTGGCCGAGGCCGCCAAGAACGCCATCGGTCAGGACAACTACCTGGAGCGCATCTTCGTGGTGAAGCTGCTTCTGGACGCCAACACCCCGAACCGGGTCGCCGGCGCCGTGGGCTTCTCCCTGCGCGACAACAAAGTATACGTCTTCAAGTGCAACGCCTGTCTTGTTGCCAGCGGCGGCGCTGTGAACGTGTACCGTCCCCGCTCCGTCGGCGAAGGCAAAGGCCGCGCCTGGTATCCGGTCTGGAACGCTGGTTCCGGCTACACCCTGGTCGCTCAGGCCGGCGGTGAAATGACCATGATGGAAAACCGGTTCTGCCCGGCCCGCTTCAAGGATGGTTACGGTCCGGTCGGCGCGTGGTTCCTGCTGTTCAAGGCCAAGGCCGTCAACGCCCTGGGCCAAGACTACTGCGTGACCAACGACGACATGATCAAGGGATACCGTGAGAAGGGCTATGCCAAGGGTCACATCATCCCGACCTGTCTGCGTAACCACATGATGCTGGAAGAAATGCAGGCCGGACGCGGTCCGATCTACATGGACACCGCCACCGCCCTGCAGACCACCTTCGCCACTTTGGACAAGAAGCAGCAGAAGCACCTTGAGTCCGAAGCCTGGGAAGACTTTCTCGACATGTGCGTCGGCCAGGCCAACCTGTGGGCCTGCATGAACATCGAGCCCGAAAAGGTCGGCTCCGAGATCATGCCCACCGAGCCCTATCTGCTGGGTTCGCACTCCGGTTGCTGCGGCATCTGGTGCTCCGGTCCGGACGAAGAATGGGTTCCGGACAGCTACAAGATCAAGGCCGACAACGGCAAGGTGTACAACCGGATGACCTCGGTCAACGGCTTGTTCATCGCCGGTGACTGCGTCGGCGCTTCCGGCCACAAGTTCTCCTCCGGCTCCCACGCCGAGGGCCGCATTGCCGCCAAGCAGCTGGTGCGCTGGGTCGTGGACCACAAGGACTACAAGCCCGCGATCAAGGAAACGGACGATGACCTGAAGAAGATGATCTACGCTCCGTTCTACAACTACGAAGCCGGCAAGTCCGCCTCCACCGACCCGGTGGTCAACCCGATGTACATCACTCCCCGCAACTTCATGGATCGTCTGATGAAGGCCACGGACGAGTACGGCGCGGGAACCTCCACGTACTACCGGACCTCCGCGAAGCTGCTTGAGACCGGTATGACCCTGCTGGACATGCTGGACGAGGACTCCAAGAAACTGGCCGCCCGCGACCTGCACGAACTGCTGCGTTGCTGGGAGCAGTACCACCGCCTGTGGACCGTTCGTCTGCACATGCAGCACATTCAGTTCCGCACGGAAACCCGGTACCCCGGCTTCTACTATCGCACCGACTTCCCCGAGTTGAACGACGACGAGTGGAAGTGCTTCACCAACTCCAAGTACGATCCGATCAAAAAGGAAACCACCTTCTATAAGGTGCCTTTGGTTCAGATCATTCCGTAA
- a CDS encoding SIMPL domain-containing protein, whose product MSDSPLKLFVAALLVAVGLTLGGFFIGKGFVEGRLGDRFVTVRGLAETEVKADLAIWPMRFVATGDDLTRVHAQLAADAEKVVQFLVRNGLPREAVEMQSLEVTDLLAQAYRSGPVDSRFILTQILVARTENVDLIASASQRVSELVDAGVVLSAEYGASGPVYLFTGLNNVKPEMIAEATVNARLAAEQFAADSGSRLGGIRRANQGLFQILPRDNAPDMQEHKQINKTLRVVTTVEYYLDQ is encoded by the coding sequence ATGTCCGATTCCCCGCTCAAGTTGTTCGTCGCCGCGCTGCTTGTCGCCGTTGGATTGACCTTGGGAGGCTTTTTCATCGGGAAGGGATTCGTGGAAGGGCGGCTTGGCGACCGATTCGTGACGGTCCGGGGCCTGGCCGAAACCGAGGTCAAGGCTGATCTGGCCATCTGGCCGATGCGCTTCGTGGCCACGGGCGACGACCTGACCAGGGTCCACGCCCAACTGGCCGCTGACGCGGAAAAAGTCGTCCAATTCCTGGTCCGCAACGGCCTGCCCAGGGAGGCCGTGGAAATGCAATCCCTGGAGGTCACCGACCTGCTGGCCCAGGCCTATCGCTCCGGCCCTGTGGACTCCAGATTCATCCTGACCCAGATCCTTGTGGCCCGCACCGAAAACGTGGACCTCATCGCCTCGGCCAGCCAGAGAGTCAGCGAACTGGTGGACGCCGGGGTGGTGCTCAGCGCGGAATACGGTGCCAGCGGTCCGGTCTACCTGTTCACCGGGCTCAACAACGTCAAACCGGAAATGATCGCCGAGGCCACGGTGAACGCTCGCTTGGCCGCGGAACAGTTCGCCGCGGACTCCGGCAGCCGGCTCGGCGGCATCCGCCGGGCCAACCAGGGCTTGTTCCAGATCCTGCCCCGGGACAATGCGCCGGACATGCAGGAACACAAGCAGATCAACAAGACCCTGCGTGTGGTGACCACGGTGGAATACTACCTGGACCAGTAG